A genomic stretch from Corynebacterium kutscheri includes:
- a CDS encoding HtaA domain-containing protein, whose amino-acid sequence MSTVARRILIPLISLALLPIAPVHANPAEGNLFWGIRASFNNYTGGPSAFLDGATATANGFKFPLESQSYDASQERMEAQFSGGVHYRKYCTDPTKPLEGFCHLDLKFSNPKVVIDDDGSYIEAMVSSRQYLSGETYAPKNPVKIVQLHTASARFSKKDGTINWSNIATSLTEEGLKMFSNFYNLNEGLDPVALTYTGEGERPSNDASALRVAEKTWDSPRDYDHLNRPFFIGNRILMSTAEFGFTLLDKKLNHIAQQEAPVSKLNIVALDPENGYLYYAAAEDGTSTVENRTAIWRVSVNDTGFGTPEIFKKTSKTIYALGVEPTTQKVFSVSLAGSSENDDTYFTVYDGNNTREVKLPAVNTLPGLSAATSGNPYVRLYDFYNELVEMAQMNDGTFLYAPGTEISTGENSRSTKGFMFSIDLNATADSELFKLMPGSTYSYTKKLTTINTDGTTIVRSIPHGGAQTLTYANRNVTAVNSITDTEATKDWAGAAFLDGEMIQLNGKTGTLNWMDPATFKVHRSIVLPNGRETSNRAHDDFLIAKNGTIYVQTLDESRKDHLEHLSYIRLHNPIPQPESDEELEKLKDLARREQERLERERLERERQHNKPSSEGSTNSSSSNTGSSEKGWFNLRTVLPVLFAVLGGLSFIAVAVNNHLRHFFR is encoded by the coding sequence ATGTCTACGGTTGCCCGCCGTATTCTTATCCCTCTCATTAGCCTTGCCCTATTACCTATTGCTCCTGTTCATGCCAACCCAGCCGAAGGCAACTTATTCTGGGGAATCCGCGCTAGTTTCAATAACTACACCGGCGGCCCCTCTGCATTTCTCGACGGTGCCACCGCAACTGCGAACGGATTTAAATTTCCGCTAGAATCGCAAAGCTACGATGCTTCCCAAGAACGCATGGAAGCACAATTTAGTGGTGGAGTGCACTATCGGAAATATTGCACCGACCCAACAAAGCCTTTAGAAGGTTTTTGCCACCTCGACCTCAAATTCAGTAACCCTAAAGTTGTTATTGATGATGACGGGTCATATATCGAAGCAATGGTCAGCTCGAGACAGTATCTTTCTGGTGAAACCTACGCACCTAAAAACCCAGTAAAAATTGTACAGCTACATACTGCTAGTGCTCGGTTTAGCAAAAAAGACGGCACCATTAATTGGTCAAACATTGCCACCTCACTTACCGAAGAGGGGCTAAAAATGTTCTCCAATTTCTATAACCTTAACGAAGGGCTTGATCCGGTTGCGCTCACCTACACCGGCGAAGGTGAGCGTCCCAGCAATGATGCCTCGGCACTACGCGTTGCTGAGAAAACCTGGGATTCTCCTAGAGACTATGACCATCTCAATCGCCCCTTCTTTATCGGCAACCGCATCCTTATGAGCACCGCCGAATTTGGTTTTACCCTCCTAGATAAAAAACTTAACCACATTGCGCAACAAGAAGCACCAGTAAGCAAACTCAATATTGTTGCTCTCGACCCAGAAAACGGCTACCTCTACTACGCCGCAGCAGAAGACGGTACTAGCACCGTGGAAAACCGCACCGCTATTTGGCGAGTATCAGTTAATGATACCGGTTTTGGCACCCCAGAGATTTTTAAAAAAACTTCCAAAACCATCTATGCCCTTGGGGTAGAACCAACTACCCAGAAAGTTTTTAGCGTTTCTCTTGCCGGAAGTAGCGAAAACGACGATACCTACTTCACTGTTTACGACGGCAATAACACCCGCGAAGTAAAACTTCCTGCGGTAAATACCCTGCCCGGACTAAGCGCAGCAACAAGTGGTAACCCTTATGTACGACTCTACGATTTTTACAATGAACTCGTCGAGATGGCACAAATGAACGACGGCACCTTCCTTTATGCCCCAGGCACAGAAATAAGTACTGGTGAAAATAGCCGTTCCACCAAGGGCTTTATGTTTTCCATCGACCTTAACGCCACTGCTGATAGCGAGCTTTTCAAGCTGATGCCAGGTTCTACCTACTCGTATACTAAAAAGCTCACCACCATTAACACTGATGGAACCACTATTGTGCGCAGTATTCCTCATGGTGGTGCTCAAACACTCACATACGCCAACCGTAATGTCACCGCAGTTAACTCCATTACCGATACTGAGGCAACAAAAGACTGGGCAGGTGCCGCTTTTCTCGATGGCGAAATGATACAGCTTAATGGTAAAACCGGCACCCTCAATTGGATGGATCCAGCAACCTTTAAGGTTCATCGCTCGATCGTGCTACCTAATGGTCGAGAAACCTCCAACCGAGCACATGATGATTTCCTCATTGCTAAAAACGGCACCATCTATGTACAAACCCTCGATGAATCCCGCAAAGACCATCTCGAGCATCTCAGCTATATTCGGTTGCACAATCCCATACCGCAACCAGAATCCGATGAGGAACTAGAAAAACTTAAAGATCTAGCTCGCAGAGAACAAGAGCGGTTGGAAAGAGAGCGACTAGAGCGAGAACGCCAGCACAACAAACCAAGTTCTGAAGGTTCCACCAACTCTAGTTCTTCCAACACTGGCTCTTCGGAAAAAGGATGGTTCAATCTGCGCACCGTCTTACCTGTCCTCTTTGCGGTTCTCGGCGGCTTAAGTTTTATCGCCGTAGCCGTTAATAATCATCTTCGTCACTTCTTCCGTTAA